From Blattabacterium cuenoti, a single genomic window includes:
- the rsfS gene encoding ribosome silencing factor: MLLDKIIEGIQMVKGENISIINLKNKKNFICDYFVICNGVSHNQVYAISQSIEKVTIEKLKKRPWHVEGLKNKEWILVDYISIVVHIFQKKLRLYYDIEDLWNHENHDS, translated from the coding sequence TTGCTATTAGATAAAATAATAGAAGGAATTCAAATGGTAAAAGGGGAAAATATCTCTATCATAAATTTAAAAAATAAAAAAAATTTTATTTGTGATTATTTTGTTATTTGTAATGGAGTTTCTCACAATCAAGTATATGCTATTTCTCAATCCATCGAAAAAGTAACGATAGAAAAATTAAAAAAAAGACCTTGGCATGTGGAAGGTTTAAAAAATAAAGAATGGATTTTAGTTGACTATATTTCTATTGTTGTTCATATTTTTCAAAAAAAATTAAGATTATATTATGATATAGAAGATCTTTGGAATCACGAAAATCATGATTCATAA
- the ftsH gene encoding ATP-dependent zinc metalloprotease FtsH, which produces MINKKIKSKNNFFWVYAVIFAIFLGIFFFKSSFSNPRKIDQDTFFDILSKGEVQKIIVKHREIVYVYLKKEFIPFNNFYRNRNIIKNYENEKRFTTQPLQYEFEIGDLQFFQKKFEEYKKKYNLNTIIDFKNQQEYTITKFFFDYGIFFILLIVFWVFLFRRIGSTSGGPGGQIFNIGKSKARLFDENDNVKTTFKDVAGLEGAKEEVQEIVEFLKSPQKYTKLGGKIPKGALLIGPPGTGKTLLAKAVAGEAKVPFFSLSGSDFVEMFVGVGASRVRDLFEKAKDKSPCIIFIDEIDAIGRARGKSNIAGSNDERENTLNQLLTEMDGFGTHTNVIVLAATNRSDILDKALLRPGRFDRTILVDPPELNERKEIFRVHLKRLVLSENVDIDFLARQTPGFSGADIANVCNESALIAARRDRSQIENQDFLDAIDRIIGGLEKKNKIIKPNEKKRIAYHEAGHATISWLLEHAAPLVKVTIVPRGRSLGSAWYLPEERQLTTPEQMKDEICALLAGRSAEEIIFSNISTGALNDLERVTKQAQSMVAIFGLNEKIGNVSYYDSTGQNEFSFSKPYSEKTAQIIDEEISKIITEQYQRAKNILKNHEKKLSILANELLEKEVIFREDLKKIFGERPYPDEIGDMLSCSVTNTVNNISSF; this is translated from the coding sequence ATGATAAATAAAAAAATAAAAAGTAAAAATAACTTTTTTTGGGTATATGCCGTCATATTTGCTATATTTTTAGGGATATTTTTTTTTAAATCTTCTTTTTCTAATCCCAGAAAAATAGATCAGGACACTTTTTTTGATATTTTATCAAAAGGAGAAGTGCAAAAAATTATAGTCAAACATAGAGAAATAGTATATGTTTATTTAAAAAAAGAATTTATTCCATTTAATAATTTTTATCGAAATCGTAATATTATTAAGAATTATGAAAATGAAAAAAGATTCACGACACAACCATTGCAATATGAATTTGAAATAGGAGATTTGCAATTTTTTCAAAAAAAATTTGAAGAATATAAAAAAAAATATAATTTAAATACTATTATTGATTTTAAAAATCAACAAGAATATACCATTACTAAATTTTTTTTTGATTATGGTATATTTTTCATATTATTAATTGTTTTTTGGGTTTTTTTATTTAGAAGAATAGGGTCTACTAGTGGAGGTCCTGGAGGACAAATATTTAATATAGGAAAATCTAAAGCTAGATTATTTGATGAAAATGATAATGTTAAAACAACCTTTAAAGATGTTGCAGGTTTAGAAGGAGCCAAAGAAGAAGTTCAAGAAATAGTAGAGTTTTTAAAAAGCCCTCAAAAATATACTAAGCTTGGAGGAAAAATCCCTAAAGGAGCTTTATTAATTGGACCCCCAGGAACAGGAAAAACTTTATTAGCAAAAGCTGTAGCTGGAGAAGCAAAAGTTCCATTTTTTTCTTTATCAGGGTCAGATTTTGTAGAAATGTTTGTAGGAGTTGGGGCTTCTAGAGTCAGAGATTTATTTGAAAAAGCTAAGGATAAATCTCCATGTATAATATTTATTGATGAAATAGATGCAATAGGAAGAGCACGTGGAAAAAGTAATATAGCGGGATCAAATGATGAAAGAGAAAATACTTTAAATCAACTTTTAACAGAAATGGATGGATTTGGAACTCATACTAATGTTATTGTATTAGCCGCTACTAATAGATCGGATATTTTAGATAAAGCACTCCTTCGTCCAGGACGTTTTGATCGTACTATATTGGTAGATCCACCTGAATTAAATGAAAGAAAAGAAATATTTCGAGTTCATCTTAAAAGATTAGTATTATCTGAAAATGTAGATATAGATTTTTTAGCAAGACAAACTCCAGGATTTAGTGGAGCTGATATCGCTAATGTATGTAACGAATCAGCTTTAATTGCAGCAAGAAGAGATAGATCTCAAATAGAAAATCAAGATTTTCTTGACGCAATTGATCGTATTATTGGAGGTTTAGAAAAAAAGAACAAAATTATAAAACCCAATGAAAAAAAACGAATAGCTTATCATGAAGCAGGACATGCTACAATAAGTTGGTTATTAGAACATGCCGCTCCTTTAGTCAAAGTCACTATAGTTCCAAGGGGGAGATCTTTGGGGTCAGCTTGGTATCTTCCGGAAGAAAGACAATTAACAACTCCAGAACAAATGAAAGATGAAATATGTGCATTGTTAGCAGGAAGATCAGCAGAAGAAATTATATTCAGTAACATTTCAACTGGAGCTTTAAATGATTTAGAAAGAGTCACAAAACAAGCTCAATCTATGGTTGCTATTTTTGGATTAAATGAAAAAATTGGAAACGTTTCTTATTATGATTCTACAGGACAAAATGAATTTTCTTTTTCTAAACCTTATAGCGAAAAGACGGCTCAAATTATAGATGAAGAAATATCTAAAATAATAACAGAACAATATCAAAGAGCCAAAAATATATTGAAAAATCATGAAAAAAAATTGTCTATATTGGCAAACGAATTATTAGAAAAAGAAGTTATTTTTAGAGAAGATTTGAAAAAAATATTTGGAGAAAGACCTTATCCTGATGAAATTGGAGATATGTTAAGTTGTTCAGTTACTAATACAGTAAACAACATATCTTCTTTTTAA
- a CDS encoding biotin--[acetyl-CoA-carboxylase] ligase translates to MKKFIWPINLIILKEINSTNQYARKCIHEKYNWIVIWTMNQTKGIGMNKNFWHAEKKRNLTFSIVLKPIKTLHIKKVYIVNMLIINAVHKALSKCYNSENKEKIWIKWPNDIIINNKKIGGILIENSIFSRKIYAIIIGIGLNVYQQKFQKKWNASSLEKIFNLNFDLDSLFYKIISSIQKEYFFFIINGDRFIREYYIHYLYLKNRISLFYIYKTNNYILGIIRSITNKGLLMVEFDNKLYFFDHKEIKFIIL, encoded by the coding sequence TTGAAAAAATTTATTTGGCCTATAAATCTAATTATTTTAAAAGAAATTAATTCTACAAATCAATATGCTAGAAAATGTATTCATGAAAAATATAATTGGATAGTCATTTGGACGATGAATCAAACTAAAGGAATCGGAATGAATAAAAACTTTTGGCATGCAGAAAAGAAGAGAAATTTAACTTTTAGCATTGTTTTGAAACCTATTAAAACTTTACATATAAAAAAAGTATATATTGTAAATATGTTGATAATCAATGCAGTTCATAAAGCTTTATCCAAATGTTATAATTCCGAAAATAAAGAAAAAATTTGGATCAAATGGCCTAATGATATTATCATCAATAATAAAAAAATAGGTGGAATATTAATAGAAAATAGTATTTTTTCAAGAAAAATATATGCTATTATTATTGGTATAGGTTTAAATGTCTATCAACAAAAATTTCAAAAAAAATGGAATGCTTCTTCTTTAGAAAAAATTTTTAATCTAAATTTTGATTTAGATTCTCTTTTTTATAAAATTATATCTTCCATTCAAAAAGAATATTTTTTTTTTATAATTAATGGAGATAGATTTATACGAGAATATTATATCCATTATCTCTATTTGAAAAATAGAATCTCTCTTTTTTATATTTACAAAACAAATAATTATATATTAGGAATAATACGATCAATAACAAATAAAGGATTATTAATGGTTGAATTTGATAATAAACTTTATTTTTTTGATCATAAAGAAATAAAATTTATCATTCTGTAG
- a CDS encoding YidC/Oxa1 family insertase periplasmic-domain containing protein, whose product MKDKNLDYSSIIGLILILFVLIIFTYINNNNDNNFSTKLDFNHKKLFEKEKIFFTDKRKKNDFFLLENNVLKIKISSIGGVIHDVFLKKYKAYDPLSFFHTNNLHLIKNSNFLYKLSFLNQKKLKFDTNTLYFNLFSLEKNKISGITTLIIRAKNPYGNGKGYLDYIYTIGEKNQYDIGFSIKSRNFYSKFNKGFYLNLDHKLFPLEKDRDWENSYTQVYYSYKNNLNNDIKYLSEKKTEDKNIYRVNWIAHKQQFFSFILIPEKILKNVFVKSENFSSGDILKRIQFKTFINTENNEGFYLSFRFYFGPLDLNLLKQYQNGFENIIPFGWGFLKWINKYFFLIIFEFLEKTNLNYGIIIILMTVVVKLILSPIAYKQYKLSATMKLIRPEIEKLNEKYKENILKKQRAIMELYHNVGINPMSGCISTLFQIPIFYSLFKFFPTIINLRGKSFLWVEDLTSYDSILKLPFFIPFYGNHVSLLTLLYSFALLIYTKLSNNGKQDFYKKENDYSIPDMNFLLYLMPIIMLFFINSYASALSLYYFTSNIINIGFFFFIKEFMLDEKKIFMKIQEKRIIKHNYWKNIIKKIENKKYKNPTE is encoded by the coding sequence ATGAAGGATAAAAATTTAGATTACAGTTCTATAATAGGATTGATTCTTATATTGTTTGTTTTAATAATTTTTACTTATATAAACAATAATAATGATAATAATTTTTCTACAAAACTAGATTTTAACCATAAAAAATTATTTGAAAAGGAAAAAATTTTTTTTACAGATAAAAGAAAAAAAAATGATTTTTTCTTACTAGAAAATAATGTTCTTAAAATTAAGATATCTAGTATTGGCGGAGTAATTCATGATGTTTTTTTAAAAAAATACAAAGCATATGATCCTTTATCATTTTTTCATACTAACAACCTTCATTTGATAAAAAATTCTAATTTTTTATACAAATTATCTTTTTTAAATCAAAAAAAACTAAAATTTGATACAAATACTTTATATTTCAATCTTTTTTCATTAGAAAAAAATAAAATATCAGGAATTACTACTCTTATTATTAGAGCTAAAAATCCTTATGGAAATGGAAAAGGATATTTAGATTACATTTATACAATAGGAGAAAAAAATCAGTATGATATTGGCTTTTCTATTAAAAGCAGAAATTTTTATTCTAAATTTAATAAGGGTTTTTATCTCAATTTAGACCATAAGCTTTTTCCTTTAGAAAAGGATAGAGATTGGGAGAATTCTTATACTCAAGTATATTATTCTTATAAAAATAATTTGAATAATGACATCAAATATTTATCTGAAAAAAAGACGGAAGATAAAAATATATATAGAGTGAATTGGATTGCTCACAAACAGCAATTTTTTTCTTTTATATTGATTCCAGAAAAAATATTAAAAAATGTTTTTGTTAAATCTGAAAATTTTTCATCAGGAGATATACTCAAAAGAATTCAATTTAAAACTTTTATAAATACGGAAAATAATGAAGGATTTTATCTTTCTTTTCGTTTTTATTTTGGTCCTTTAGATTTAAATTTATTAAAACAATATCAGAATGGATTCGAAAATATTATTCCATTTGGATGGGGATTTCTCAAGTGGATTAATAAATATTTTTTTTTAATAATTTTTGAATTTTTGGAAAAAACGAATTTAAATTATGGAATAATTATCATTTTAATGACTGTTGTTGTAAAACTTATATTATCTCCTATTGCTTATAAACAATATAAGTTAAGTGCTACAATGAAATTAATTCGTCCAGAAATCGAAAAATTAAATGAAAAATATAAAGAAAATATTTTAAAAAAACAAAGAGCTATAATGGAATTATATCATAATGTAGGAATCAATCCAATGTCTGGATGTATTTCCACATTATTTCAAATTCCTATTTTTTATTCTTTATTTAAATTTTTTCCTACTATAATTAATTTAAGAGGAAAATCTTTTTTATGGGTAGAAGATCTCACTTCATATGATTCAATTTTAAAGTTACCTTTTTTTATTCCTTTTTACGGAAACCATGTAAGTTTACTAACTTTATTGTATTCTTTTGCTTTATTAATTTATACAAAATTGAGTAATAATGGAAAACAAGATTTTTATAAAAAGGAAAATGATTATTCTATTCCTGATATGAATTTTTTATTATATTTAATGCCTATTATAATGTTATTTTTTATAAATAGTTATGCTTCTGCTTTATCTTTATATTATTTTACATCTAACATAATTAATATTGGATTTTTCTTTTTTATTAAAGAATTTATGTTAGATGAAAAAAAAATTTTTATGAAAATACAAGAAAAAAGAATTATAAAACATAATTATTGGAAAAATATAATTAAAAAAATAGAAAATAAAAAATATAAGAATCCTACAGAATGA
- a CDS encoding CTP synthase translates to METKYIFVTGGVTSSLGKGIVSASLGMLLKARGYKVSILKLDPYFNVDPGTLNPYEHGECFVTEDGSETDLDLGHYERFLNQSTNNKNNVTSGLIYKTVIDNERKGNYLGKTVQVIPHITNEIKRRIKIFEESKEYDIVITEIGGTVGDIESLPYIETVRQLKWELGKYNGLVIHLTLLPYIIVTGEIKTKPTQHSIRNLMENGVQADILVCRTEKHISDNIRKKLASFCNVKPNHVIESIDTKIIYEIPYLLHLQNFDKVVLNHLNLSTITIPDLKKWKIFIKKYKNPKHETKIALVGKYVSLRDSYKSITEALIHAGTENETYVDIKWIYSEMIQERNIKKYFKGISGILVAPGFGNRGIEGKILAAKYARENKIPYFGICLGMQIAVIEFARNVLGLEKAESCETNPNTFYPVISLMKKQKKLTHTGGTMRLGNWKCSLVEGSKIFSIYGGKKEIFERHRHRYEFNNNYLEYFSNAGMKAVGVNPETGLVEALELEDHIFFLGVQYHPEYKSTVTNPHPLFINFIQVSIDTQNSSYI, encoded by the coding sequence ATGGAAACAAAATATATTTTTGTTACAGGAGGAGTTACTTCTTCTTTGGGAAAGGGAATAGTTTCGGCTTCTTTAGGAATGTTATTAAAAGCCAGAGGTTATAAAGTTTCTATATTAAAATTAGATCCTTATTTTAATGTAGATCCAGGGACTCTGAATCCTTATGAACATGGTGAATGTTTTGTTACTGAAGATGGATCAGAAACAGATCTGGATTTAGGACATTATGAACGGTTTTTAAATCAATCAACAAATAATAAAAATAATGTTACATCGGGGTTAATATATAAAACAGTAATAGACAATGAAAGAAAAGGAAATTATTTAGGAAAAACAGTACAAGTTATTCCTCATATAACTAATGAAATTAAAAGAAGAATTAAAATTTTTGAAGAATCAAAAGAATATGATATTGTTATTACTGAAATTGGAGGAACTGTGGGTGATATAGAAAGTTTACCTTACATTGAAACCGTACGTCAGTTAAAATGGGAATTAGGAAAATATAATGGATTGGTTATTCATCTTACATTACTTCCATATATTATAGTTACAGGAGAAATTAAAACAAAACCAACACAACATTCTATTCGAAATTTAATGGAAAATGGAGTACAAGCAGATATTCTAGTTTGTCGAACCGAAAAACATATATCCGATAATATTAGAAAAAAATTAGCTTCATTTTGTAATGTAAAACCAAATCATGTTATTGAATCAATAGATACTAAAATTATATATGAAATTCCTTATTTATTACACTTACAAAATTTTGATAAAGTAGTATTAAATCATTTAAATTTATCTACTATTACTATTCCAGATTTAAAAAAGTGGAAAATTTTTATTAAAAAATATAAAAACCCTAAACATGAAACTAAAATAGCGTTAGTTGGAAAATATGTTTCTTTACGTGATTCTTACAAATCAATTACAGAAGCTTTAATTCATGCAGGAACAGAAAATGAAACTTATGTAGATATAAAATGGATTTATTCAGAAATGATCCAAGAAAGAAACATAAAAAAATATTTTAAAGGAATTTCTGGAATTTTAGTTGCTCCAGGATTTGGAAATCGAGGAATAGAAGGAAAAATACTTGCAGCAAAATATGCAAGAGAAAATAAAATTCCATATTTTGGAATATGTTTAGGAATGCAAATTGCTGTCATTGAATTTGCTAGAAACGTTTTAGGATTAGAAAAAGCAGAAAGTTGTGAAACCAATCCAAATACATTTTATCCAGTAATAAGTTTGATGAAAAAACAAAAAAAATTAACTCATACAGGAGGAACAATGCGTCTAGGAAATTGGAAGTGTTCTCTTGTAGAAGGCTCTAAAATATTTTCTATTTATGGAGGAAAAAAAGAAATTTTTGAAAGACATCGTCATAGATATGAATTCAATAATAATTATTTGGAATATTTTTCTAATGCTGGAATGAAAGCGGTTGGAGTAAACCCAGAAACAGGTTTAGTAGAAGCATTAGAATTGGAAGATCACATTTTTTTCTTGGGAGTTCAATATCATCCGGAATATAAAAGTACAGTTACTAATCCACATCCCTTATTTATTAATTTTATTCAAGTTTCTATAGATACTCAGAATTCTTCTTATATATGA
- the clpX gene encoding ATP-dependent Clp protease ATP-binding subunit ClpX, which translates to MEDFLKCNFCGRSKNDITFLISGINGHICNYCIEKTYSIIQKKFLGKNIHENNKNNETHNEFLKEIKKPKEIKSFLDKYIVEQNEAKRIISVAVYNHYKRIQKQNHNHDYQNIEIEKSNVLLIGKTGTGKTLLAKSISKLLKVPFAIADATALTEAGYVGEDVESILTRLLQSVNYDIFSAEKGIIFLDEIDKISRKNNNPSITRDVSGEGVQQALLKILEGSVINVPPQGGRKHPDQKMIQINTENILFIAGGTFDGIEKIISDRIEKMSIGFLTQKQKKRRINKEKNYLKNIIAEDLKKFGLIPEIIGRFPIVTYLNPLNKKTLKKILVEPKNALIKQYQKLFDMDNISLNITDEALNIIADKTFQLGLGARGLRTFCEKIFLDYMFDIENIKPVLNIDRNIVKQKLSYS; encoded by the coding sequence ATGGAAGATTTCTTAAAATGTAATTTTTGTGGAAGAAGTAAAAATGACATCACTTTTCTTATATCAGGAATTAACGGACATATTTGTAACTATTGTATAGAAAAAACTTATTCCATAATTCAAAAAAAATTTTTGGGAAAAAATATTCACGAAAATAATAAGAATAATGAAACTCATAACGAGTTTTTAAAAGAAATCAAAAAGCCTAAAGAAATAAAATCTTTTTTAGATAAATATATTGTAGAACAAAACGAAGCTAAAAGAATTATATCTGTTGCTGTTTACAATCATTACAAACGTATCCAAAAACAAAATCATAATCATGATTATCAAAATATAGAAATAGAAAAATCTAACGTATTATTAATTGGAAAAACAGGAACAGGTAAAACTTTATTAGCAAAAAGCATATCAAAACTTTTAAAAGTTCCTTTTGCTATAGCTGATGCAACTGCTTTAACTGAAGCAGGATATGTAGGCGAAGATGTTGAATCTATTTTAACTAGATTATTACAATCTGTTAATTATGATATTTTTTCTGCTGAAAAAGGAATAATTTTTTTAGATGAAATAGATAAAATTTCTAGAAAAAATAATAACCCTTCTATTACAAGAGATGTATCTGGTGAAGGAGTACAACAAGCTTTACTAAAAATATTAGAAGGATCTGTAATTAATGTCCCTCCACAAGGAGGGAGAAAACATCCAGATCAAAAAATGATACAAATCAATACTGAAAACATTTTATTCATAGCTGGAGGAACTTTCGATGGTATAGAAAAAATTATTTCTGATCGAATAGAAAAAATGTCTATAGGTTTTTTAACTCAAAAACAAAAAAAAAGAAGAATAAATAAAGAAAAAAATTATTTAAAAAATATTATTGCGGAAGATTTAAAAAAATTTGGATTAATTCCTGAAATTATAGGAAGATTTCCTATTGTTACTTATTTAAATCCTCTCAATAAAAAGACATTGAAAAAAATTTTAGTAGAACCCAAGAATGCTTTAATCAAACAATATCAAAAGTTATTTGACATGGATAATATCTCTTTGAATATAACAGACGAAGCATTAAATATTATAGCAGACAAAACTTTTCAACTGGGTTTGGGAGCAAGAGGTTTACGAACGTTTTGTGAAAAAATATTTTTAGATTATATGTTCGACATAGAAAACATTAAACCTGTATTGAATATAGATAGAAATATAGTCAAACAAAAACTTTCTTATTCTTAA
- the obgE gene encoding GTPase ObgE, protein MKNYFVDFIKIYCKSGDGGAGCVHFYRDRYIIKGGPDGGTGGKGGDIVIQANSHIYNFLHLRYHKHWIAKSGFPGKKNNITGANGKNLLIEVPIGTIIKDENKNVIMEITQNFQKKILFEGGLGGKGNTFFKNSVCQSPYYAQPGIKTKGKWIFLELKILADVGFVGFPNAGKSTLLSVITKAKPKIGDYAFTTKKPNLGVVEIDFNSFLVADIPGIIENASKGKGLGLHFLRHIERNSVLLFLISSDTKNKKKEYFILLNELKKFNLNLLKKKRLLVISKSDLIDNNQKKKIRKIFFELKENIIFISSFTKKGLSELINRLWDLIQQ, encoded by the coding sequence ATGAAAAATTATTTTGTTGATTTTATAAAAATTTATTGTAAAAGTGGAGATGGAGGAGCTGGATGCGTTCATTTTTATAGAGATCGATATATAATTAAAGGAGGACCTGATGGAGGAACGGGTGGAAAAGGAGGAGATATTGTTATTCAAGCGAATTCTCATATTTATAATTTCTTACATTTGAGATATCATAAACATTGGATAGCTAAATCGGGATTTCCAGGAAAAAAAAATAATATAACTGGAGCTAATGGAAAAAATTTATTAATAGAAGTTCCCATAGGGACTATAATAAAAGATGAAAATAAAAATGTAATAATGGAAATAACCCAAAATTTTCAAAAAAAAATTTTATTTGAAGGAGGATTAGGAGGAAAAGGAAATACATTTTTTAAAAATTCAGTTTGTCAATCTCCTTATTATGCACAACCGGGAATTAAAACAAAAGGAAAATGGATTTTTTTAGAATTAAAAATCTTAGCAGATGTAGGATTTGTAGGTTTTCCTAATGCTGGAAAATCTACTTTACTTTCTGTAATTACAAAAGCAAAACCTAAAATAGGAGATTACGCTTTTACAACTAAAAAGCCAAATTTAGGAGTGGTAGAAATCGATTTTAATTCTTTTTTAGTAGCTGATATTCCTGGAATTATAGAAAACGCATCTAAAGGAAAAGGTTTGGGTCTTCATTTTTTAAGACATATAGAACGAAATTCAGTTTTGTTATTTTTAATTTCTTCAGATACAAAAAATAAAAAAAAAGAATATTTCATTTTATTAAATGAATTGAAAAAATTCAATTTAAATCTTTTAAAAAAAAAACGTTTATTGGTGATATCTAAATCAGATTTAATAGATAATAATCAAAAAAAAAAAATAAGAAAAATTTTTTTTGAATTAAAAGAAAATATTATTTTTATTTCTTCTTTTACAAAAAAAGGATTATCAGAATTAATCAATAGATTATGGGATCTTATTCAACAATGA